A region from the Citrobacter telavivensis genome encodes:
- a CDS encoding PTS sugar transporter has translation MDVAAVQFIAADASMDVAKPDTPASVYALTTENQTKPQRIFQGKLSEVNASVVESDSRIAGMIRRGEIDGIVVMSADPVKANQAVFDAAVEMKTPIVGTGGTSMALVAAKGANVVATSGTTGTTSRTRAVSFVASLCKYWGIKYKPQLGSASPSQGGSGKSLLKRFNIRSIMIPALPGFIAMAIVLALSHIPGLEKLNDIFEILLKGLPVLVAVLAAKQISELDEVSIVAGVVAGVLSVEGGLIGGIIGGVMAGIFVRWLFELCLNWRFPMTTVNIVAGGISGLAAGLIMHYLLSPLALSAGNYIKLAIESTLAFSPILAGLLAGLVIWPAILGGVYHAVILPLVLLEMEKSGVSFLGAVDMVGLVMVAAGINLANVIAPREKSEAAVATPGLLINLGFGTFVESAYPFMFANKIVFGSAIFWAGMGGMMLGFFNVKGVAYVPAFASPFLSSNALQMAIVMATVMIMTCITTIVANRFKAVVQSESVPSAR, from the coding sequence GTGGATGTCGCCGCCGTGCAGTTCATCGCGGCAGATGCCTCGATGGATGTCGCTAAACCTGACACCCCCGCCTCCGTCTATGCATTAACCACAGAAAACCAAACAAAACCACAACGCATCTTCCAGGGCAAACTCTCTGAGGTGAATGCCTCCGTCGTCGAGAGCGATAGTCGGATAGCCGGAATGATCCGCCGTGGTGAGATCGACGGGATCGTCGTGATGAGCGCCGATCCGGTAAAAGCAAACCAGGCCGTTTTTGATGCCGCCGTGGAGATGAAAACCCCTATCGTCGGCACCGGAGGCACGTCGATGGCACTGGTCGCCGCAAAAGGCGCCAATGTGGTCGCGACTTCAGGCACAACCGGCACCACCAGCCGCACCCGCGCGGTCTCCTTCGTGGCTTCGCTGTGTAAATACTGGGGCATCAAGTACAAACCCCAGTTGGGCAGCGCGTCACCTTCACAGGGCGGTTCCGGAAAGAGCCTGCTCAAGCGCTTTAACATTCGCAGCATCATGATTCCAGCGCTACCGGGCTTTATCGCGATGGCGATCGTACTCGCCCTGAGCCACATTCCCGGGCTGGAAAAACTCAACGATATCTTTGAAATCCTGCTGAAAGGGCTGCCGGTGCTGGTTGCTGTGCTGGCGGCAAAACAGATTTCCGAACTTGATGAAGTTTCTATTGTGGCCGGGGTCGTCGCCGGGGTGCTTTCTGTTGAAGGCGGCCTGATCGGCGGGATTATTGGCGGCGTGATGGCCGGGATTTTTGTGCGCTGGTTGTTTGAACTGTGCCTGAACTGGCGCTTCCCGATGACCACCGTCAACATCGTTGCTGGCGGTATTTCGGGCCTGGCTGCCGGCTTGATCATGCACTATCTGTTGAGCCCACTGGCGCTCTCCGCGGGTAACTACATCAAACTGGCTATCGAAAGCACGCTGGCATTTAGTCCGATTCTTGCCGGGCTGCTGGCCGGTCTGGTTATCTGGCCTGCCATTCTGGGTGGCGTCTATCACGCGGTCATCCTGCCACTGGTGCTGCTGGAGATGGAAAAATCCGGCGTCAGCTTCCTCGGTGCAGTGGACATGGTCGGGCTGGTCATGGTCGCAGCCGGTATCAACCTGGCCAACGTCATCGCGCCACGCGAAAAAAGCGAAGCGGCCGTTGCCACACCAGGACTGCTTATCAACCTGGGCTTCGGGACCTTCGTGGAATCCGCCTACCCCTTCATGTTCGCCAACAAAATCGTCTTTGGCTCCGCCATTTTCTGGGCAGGAATGGGCGGCATGATGCTCGGCTTCTTTAACGTCAAAGGGGTGGCCTACGTTCCGGCTTTCGCCTCACCGTTCTTATCCAGCAATGCGCTGCAGATGGCTATCGTGATGGCCACCGTCATGATCATGACCTGCATTACCACCATCGTTGCGAACCGTTTTAAGGCTGTCGTACAGAGTGAATCTGTGCCGTCTGCCCGTTAA
- a CDS encoding histidine biosynthesis protein, which yields MFKGDMNKKRAKALQKVKDAIALHGGQTILSTGITGDDARLAKAVCEAGVKLLEPNHPALALARGHKGVSNMHAAEQIRHEITNGQMAEAVHGVRNVVPDDIFITVGIAGGFTETLPVPLSETEILEIARAGADGLHTHKSDWDDLQDIVNLAHEYGLTVDAYIGHPDDLHTFGIPARTPEEVASVAKRMQEMGVDMIGLMTGMSYEGVAAGDIPQMIKDRLRALVSAVDVPTLAEGGINLANAKAFKDTGVNILVVGTAIDNMVCNAAKEAVAPFIAHA from the coding sequence ATGTTTAAAGGCGATATGAATAAAAAACGCGCCAAAGCGTTACAGAAAGTGAAAGATGCCATCGCGTTGCACGGCGGGCAAACCATCCTCAGTACGGGGATCACCGGCGACGATGCGCGCCTGGCGAAAGCGGTGTGTGAAGCAGGCGTGAAACTGCTGGAGCCCAACCATCCGGCACTGGCGTTGGCTCGCGGACACAAGGGGGTGAGCAACATGCACGCTGCGGAGCAAATCCGCCACGAAATCACCAACGGTCAGATGGCAGAAGCGGTACACGGTGTGCGTAATGTGGTGCCGGACGACATCTTCATCACCGTGGGTATTGCGGGCGGGTTTACCGAAACGCTGCCCGTGCCGCTCAGTGAAACGGAGATTCTGGAGATTGCCCGCGCCGGGGCCGACGGTTTACACACCCACAAATCTGACTGGGACGACCTGCAGGACATCGTCAACCTCGCCCATGAATATGGCCTGACCGTTGACGCCTACATTGGTCATCCGGATGACCTGCATACCTTCGGCATTCCGGCACGCACCCCGGAAGAGGTCGCCAGCGTGGCGAAGCGCATGCAGGAGATGGGGGTCGATATGATCGGCCTGATGACCGGGATGAGCTATGAGGGCGTGGCGGCAGGCGATATCCCGCAGATGATTAAAGACCGTCTTCGGGCGCTGGTTAGCGCGGTGGACGTCCCGACGCTGGCAGAAGGCGGAATTAACCTCGCCAATGCCAAAGCGTTTAAGGACACCGGGGTCAATATTCTGGTCGTCGGCACGGCAATCGACAATATGGTTTGCAATGCCGCTAAAGAGGCCGTAGCCCCCTTTATTGCGCACGCATAA
- a CDS encoding Cof-type HAD-IIB family hydrolase, with amino-acid sequence MLLVTDLDGTLLTSQKTISSRTRQALVEFRQHGGLLAACSARPVSSMARLLQQQQVETLFGWCAGFNGGQILETAQQRILHSAALTQMDLRDIDRHISLSRYPHHFFTPQAIYHRYDRLIAPWTSYEASLFELPLINAAPGNIFNRRDIFKITLVAEHDRIDDLCLKINSLLPDDYKATITGGNYIDIQRSEINKGYAINEIARQLNRPTAEIAAIGDQQNDVSMFAVAGFGIAMGNAPESVKRQARYVTTTNDDEGIVCALEWLRCSAHPVTMRQSSAQAENNEPD; translated from the coding sequence ATGCTACTGGTTACCGATCTGGATGGAACATTACTGACGTCGCAGAAGACCATCAGTTCACGTACGCGTCAGGCGCTGGTTGAATTTCGCCAGCACGGCGGTCTGCTGGCCGCCTGTTCCGCCAGACCGGTCTCCTCCATGGCGCGCCTGTTACAACAGCAGCAGGTTGAGACGCTGTTTGGCTGGTGCGCCGGCTTCAACGGCGGGCAAATTCTTGAAACGGCGCAGCAGCGCATTTTGCATTCTGCCGCGCTCACCCAAATGGATCTCAGAGATATTGACCGGCATATTTCGCTGTCCCGCTATCCTCACCATTTTTTTACTCCACAGGCAATTTATCACCGTTACGATCGCCTTATCGCTCCGTGGACATCGTATGAGGCCAGCTTATTTGAGTTACCACTTATTAACGCCGCACCAGGGAATATCTTTAATCGTCGCGATATATTTAAAATCACGCTGGTGGCAGAACACGACAGAATCGACGATCTGTGCCTGAAAATAAACAGCCTGCTGCCTGATGACTATAAGGCGACGATCACTGGCGGCAATTATATTGATATTCAACGTAGCGAGATTAATAAAGGCTATGCGATAAATGAAATCGCCCGGCAATTAAATCGACCTACCGCAGAGATTGCCGCCATTGGCGATCAGCAGAACGACGTCAGTATGTTTGCCGTTGCCGGGTTCGGCATCGCGATGGGCAACGCACCAGAGAGTGTGAAACGTCAGGCCCGCTATGTGACAACCACGAATGATGATGAGGGTATCGTCTGTGCGCTGGAGTGGTTGCGTTGCTCTGCGCATCCAGTTACCATGCGGCAAAGCTCGGCCCAGGCGGAAAATAATGAACCCGATTAA